The Kribbella sp. NBC_00662 nucleotide sequence TGCGCGTAGAGGACGACCGGCCAATTCCAGCCCGCGGCACCTTCGCCGTCCGCAGTGGTGCATATGCCCGTGCTTCCACCAGGCCCCACCGAGGGCAGCCCGAGCGGCGTCTGGCTCGGTGTTCGCGCCGGGGCGACCGGTTCTTCGCTGGACCGGTCGATCGTTCCGACAACAATCGTCGTCGCACCTGCCACCACAGCAACCGCGGCGGTTGTCGCGATCGCGTTCGCCACGCGACGTCGACGTACCTGCCGGCGACCGGCGTGCAGCAGGCCCGCCACATCGGGGACGTACGGCGCCTGCGCGTTGACGGCCTCTGTCATCAGGTCTTTGAGTTGGTTCGTCATGTCAGCCTCCCAGTTCGGCGAGGTCGAAGTCGGCGAGGGCCGGGTGCAGCCGGAGCTTGTCGAGCGCGCGCATCGTCTGGCTCTTCACGGTGCCCGGCCGGCATCCGAGTACGTCGGCGGTCTCGTCGACGGACAGGTCGTCGAAGTACCGCAGTACGACGCAGGCCCGCTGCCGCTCGGGGAGCTCGGCCAGCGCCTGCGTGATCACGAGCCGCCGCTCGACACGGCCGACGTGATCAGTGGGATCGGCCTCGCCGGTGAAGTACGTGTCTCCGCCGACGATCTCGGTGCTCGCCCGTCGGCGCAGCCCGTCGAGAGTCGCCGAGACGACCACTTTCCGCGCGTAGGTGACGATCCCGCCTTTGTTCTGCAGCTTGGGCCAGCGGCGGTACAGCCGCAGTAGCGCTTCCTGGGTCGCATCCTCGGCCCGTCGACGGTCGCCGCAGAGCAGGTACGCCGTACGCCACATCGCGTTGGCGTGATGGGTCACGAACGCGGTGTACTCACCCTCCGCCTCGCTGTCCAACCTGTCCTCCTCAACTCGCGCTGCGCAATAAACGCGTCGTCGGGAGGTTCGGTTGCATCAGCGATTGGTGACCTCGAAGGCGACGACCGCGGCGGCGACGGCGACGTTCAGGGATTCGACACCGGCGTGCAGCGGGATCTGCAGGTCGGAGTCGGTCGACACCGTGATGCCGTTGGTCTCGCCGCCGAGCACGTAGACGGCGCGCGGGGCGAGCTCGGCCTTGAAGAGCGAGTCCTGCGAGCGGGCCGCGAGCCCGTAGATGTGGTAGCCGGCCGTTCGGAGCAGGTCGACCGCGGCCTTCGCGGTGGAGGCGTTCACGATCGGCGCCTGGAACGCGATGCCGGCCGAGGCCTTGATCACGAGCGGGCCGACGTGCGGCGTACCCGCCTTCGGCAGGATCACCCCGTCGAAGCCGGCGCCGGTCGCGGTCCGCAGGATCATGCCGACGTTGCCCGGGTTGGTGACGCCGTCGAGCAGGAACACGTTCGTCGGCCGCTTCCCGCGGGTCCGGACGAATTCCTCCAACGGTGTCATCCGCGGCGCATCCACGTCGGCGACGACACCCTGGTCGTGCTTCCCGTTCCCGGCCAGCCACTTCACCCGGCTGGCCGTCGCCCGCTCGACCGGCGTCCCGTACCTCTCCGCAGCTCTGAGGATCTCCTGCATCGAGCCGCCGGTCGCGTTGTCGGCCAGCACCACCTTCGCCACGGAGAGCTTCGGATCGTGCAGGGCCTCGAGCACAGGCTTGCGGCCGTAGACCGTGATCCACTTGTCGCGCGGTGACTTCCTCGATTCCACCCGCCTACGGTACGCCATCACCCAGCGTCGAATTCCAGGCACTTAAGATCACCGCGCCGAAATGTCAACTTCCGCCTCTCTGAATGCATCGAACAGGTGTCTCAAAGGGGGGACACAAATGAAGCATTTCCATTCCATCCGCACCACGATCGCCGTACTCGCGGTGGTTTCGGTTCCAGCTGTTGCTGTACCCGCAACCGCCTCGGCCGCCACCAGTTGCCGGACCGCCTGGGGTTCTTTGCCGGAGGCAAGTAACAAGGCGAGCACCGCCATGCTGGCGACGATCCGCAGCGGGCGGCACGCCTGCTTCGACCGCGTCGTCTTCGACCTCACCGGCGAACCCGCCACCTACACCGTGCGTTACGTCAAGAATGTCTACCGCCCCGGCGCCGGCCATCTCGTCCCACTCCGCGGGGGCGCGAAACTGGAGGTCATGCTCGGCGTCCGCGAGTTCGACGACGCCGGCCACTGGGCCTACCAGCCGGAGGAATCCGACATTCCGAACGTCGCCGGGTACCGGACTCTGCGCCAGATCGAGTACGCCGGCAGCAGCGAAGACACTGCCTGGATAGGGATCGGGCTTCGCGCCCGTCTGCCGTTCCGCGTGTTCACAGTTGACGGTCCGGGCTCCGGCAGCCGAGTCGTCGTCGACATCGCCCATCGATGGTGAGGCGCGATGACCACCGCCGTACTGCCGACCGAGTACACGGTCCGACCGCCTGTGCCTGCCGATTCCGGGGCGATCTTCGCCCTGGTGTCGGCGTACGACACCGCTGTGATCGGCTCCGCCGACTGCACCTTGACCGACATCACCAGCGGCATCGTTGACCCAGGCTCCGAACCCTCGACCGACGGCTGGTTGGTACTCGACCGGGACGACGTGCCGGTCGGCTACGGGACGGCTTTCGGTAAGGGCAATCGCGAGGTGACCGAGATCGAGGTGGTGTCGCAGGACCCGGTGGTCGCCGGCTGGCTGTTCGACCGATCCATGCGACGTGCGGAGGAGATGGGACGCCAGGCAGGCCACGCGTGCGTCACTGTCGACAGCTACGTCTACAGCGCCGACGCGTCGCTGCGTGCACTGTTGGCCGACCACGAGTTCAGCCGCGGTACGACGTTCAACCGGATGCGGATCGACCACACCGGACCGGTCGCGGCCCCCGACGTACCGGCCGGCTATGTCGTTCGTCGTGGCGCGGACGACGACCGGACCCGCCGGATCGCGCACGATGTCATCATCGACTGTTTTCGTGGTCAATTCGGTTTTGTCGCCCGCCCGCACGAGGAATGGCTGGAGGCTCGCGCGGCGTACGCCAATTTCTCGTGGTCCCAGTTCACCCTGCTCGAGCTCGACGGAAAAGCAGTCGCGTTCCGCGACTGCAGCGATCGGGATGTCGAGATCGAGAATTGCGGCCATATCGACGGGCTCGGCGTGATCGAGTCGGCCCGGGGGCGAGGTCTGGCCACGTACCTGCTCCGCGACGCCTTCGCCCTCGACGCAGCCGCCGGCCGGACCGGCACGATCCTGCACGTCGACACCAACAACCCGACCCCGGCGCTGCACCTCTACCTGTCGGTCGGCATGCGTCCAACCCTGGTCATCGAGGGTTGGCGACGTACCATCCCGGCTACGCGTTGAGCGGGTTTGTTGCTTTCCCGTCCAGCCAGAGCAAGTTGCTGGGGTCGGAGTGGGTGCCCTTGGTGCCGACGTGTTTGTCGCTGATCTGCGGGC carries:
- a CDS encoding SigE family RNA polymerase sigma factor: MDSEAEGEYTAFVTHHANAMWRTAYLLCGDRRRAEDATQEALLRLYRRWPKLQNKGGIVTYARKVVVSATLDGLRRRASTEIVGGDTYFTGEADPTDHVGRVERRLVITQALAELPERQRACVVLRYFDDLSVDETADVLGCRPGTVKSQTMRALDKLRLHPALADFDLAELGG
- a CDS encoding GNAT family N-acetyltransferase codes for the protein MTTAVLPTEYTVRPPVPADSGAIFALVSAYDTAVIGSADCTLTDITSGIVDPGSEPSTDGWLVLDRDDVPVGYGTAFGKGNREVTEIEVVSQDPVVAGWLFDRSMRRAEEMGRQAGHACVTVDSYVYSADASLRALLADHEFSRGTTFNRMRIDHTGPVAAPDVPAGYVVRRGADDDRTRRIAHDVIIDCFRGQFGFVARPHEEWLEARAAYANFSWSQFTLLELDGKAVAFRDCSDRDVEIENCGHIDGLGVIESARGRGLATYLLRDAFALDAAAGRTGTILHVDTNNPTPALHLYLSVGMRPTLVIEGWRRTIPATR
- a CDS encoding TrmH family RNA methyltransferase; translated protein: MESRKSPRDKWITVYGRKPVLEALHDPKLSVAKVVLADNATGGSMQEILRAAERYGTPVERATASRVKWLAGNGKHDQGVVADVDAPRMTPLEEFVRTRGKRPTNVFLLDGVTNPGNVGMILRTATGAGFDGVILPKAGTPHVGPLVIKASAGIAFQAPIVNASTAKAAVDLLRTAGYHIYGLAARSQDSLFKAELAPRAVYVLGGETNGITVSTDSDLQIPLHAGVESLNVAVAAAVVAFEVTNR